In Mytilus edulis chromosome 6, xbMytEdul2.2, whole genome shotgun sequence, the following proteins share a genomic window:
- the LOC139528708 gene encoding uncharacterized protein: MAMQRLHLMVFVLILIGTIDVQSQYPDDKWWDILMEQGLACKNDTCRRNDATCECYLTIEHRLTMMNEKDRILLVPSGGRFRPFNDLNKEYRKDEEEEFIAGDGYGSRMVIAVNRRFPGPQITAYENQNIIVHMRNLMHTDSTTIHFHGIHQKRTPWSDGVAFVSQCPILPGQIYTYSFYAKPFGTSFYHAHIGDQRSAGLYGPLVIIPLSSVNISTPQDDNNGKVHTVTIQDWNHFDDPETLYQRMLFGTFDLQENKQIDTTSDISGARFSRFHCHSGIINGKGRFYSTSTQHNQAPLTIYDVEPNTDYRFRVIGAATLYPFRVYIQGHRSIRIVASDGFEIEPIEVESLIIHPGERIDFILRTDQASNNYLLVAETLEEEPASLNQYHAAEAIIHYTDAAVNLNPPKGSPNSCSQQNKCRIFNCPFMYYPSGQNRICLTWNDAKTIDPNSNIDEVKGGAIERFYNFAFPGENGYTPGSVNGHQFLPPTVAAYAEWDKVEQNCGECSDSSICECTYYDTIDKGNTDQVYQFVLTNIGNGSGWSHPIHLHGHSFYVMNMGFASYNQDDGKLSANGGQDQQDIICNDGKNFCNNAQWRNSTWSNGNHPSLNWDNPPQKDTIIVPTGGYVVIRFKADNPGLWFFHCHIDVHNTNGMGMMINESPAYHQKVPDDFPRCKSYIVNNGDVSGCDTVKPTFVFRLSLTIFMYIISDIVMIV, translated from the exons ATGGCAATGCAGCGATTACATCTTATGGTTTTCGTTTTAATTTTGATTGGAACTATTGATGTTCAGTCTCAATATCCTGACGACAAATGGTGGGATATTCTGATGGAACAAGGGTTAGCTTGTAAAAATGACACATGTAGAAGAAATGATGCGACATGCGAGTGCTATCTAACAATAGAACACAGGTTAACCATGATGAACGAAAAGGACAGGATTTTACTCGTGCCTTCAGGAGGTAGATTTCGACCATTCAACGACTTGAATAAAGAGTATCGCAAAGACGAAGAGGAGGAATTTATCGCTGGAGACGGATACGGATCTCGTATGGTTATAGCTGTCAATCGCCGGTTTCCGGGTCCTCAAATAACAGCATATGAGAATCAAAATATCATTGTACACATGCGAAATTTAATGCATACCGATAGTACAACAATTCACTTTCATGGTATACACCAAAAAAGAACACCATGGTCTGATGGTGTCGCTTTTGTTTCACAATGTCCAATTCTTCCGGGACAAATTTACACATACTCATTTTATGCCAAGCCTTTTGGAACAAGTTTCTATCACGCACATATTGGAGATCAGCGAAGTGCTGGTCTGTATGGACCACTCGTTATCATACCATTGTCGTCGGTAAATATATCCACTCCACAGGATGATAACAATGGCAAAGTACACACGGTTACCATTCAGGACTGGAATCACTTTGATGACCCGGAAACATTGTACCAACGTATGCTCTTTGGTACATTTGACCTTCAAGAAAATAAACAGATTGATACTACATCCGATATATCTGGCGCGAGGTTTAGTCGTTTTCACTGTCATTCTGGTATAATAAATGGAAAAGGTCGATTTTACAGTACATCGACGCAACACAACCAAGCTCCTTTGACAATATACGATGTTGAACCGAATACAGATTATCGTTTTAGAGTCATAGGTGCAGCAACTTTATATCCTTTTCGTGTCTATATTCAAGGTCATAGATCAATTCGTATAGTTGCCTCTGATGGATTTGAAATTGAACCGATTGAAGTAGAATCCTTGATCATACATCCAGGGGAAagaattgattttattttgagaACAGACCAGGCTTCAAATAACTATTTGTTAGTAGCAGAAACTTTAGAAGAAGAGCCAGCATCTTTGAATCAGTATCACGCAGCCGAAGCCATTATACATTATACTGACGCAGCGGTAAATCTAAATCCACCAAAGGGATCACCAAATAGTTGTTCACAGCAAAACAAATGTAGGATCTTTAATTGCCCGTTTATGTATTATCCATCAGGTCAAAATAGAATATGTCTCACCTGGAATGACGCAAAGACAATAGATCCAAATTCAAATATTGACGAAGTGAAAGGTGGTGCAATAGAACGATTTTATAATTTCGCTTTTCCGGGAGAGAATGGTTACACTCCAGGGTCAGTTAATGGGCATCAATTTCTTCCCCCAACTGTAGCAGCATACGCCGAATGGGATAAGGTTGAACAAAACTGTGGTGAATGTAGCGATTCAAGTATCTGTGAATGTACATACTACGACACAATAGATAAGGGTAATACCGATCAAGTGTATCAATTTGTATTGACAAACATTGGTAATGGATCAGGATGGTCACATCCTATTCATTTACATGGCCATTCGTTTTACGTCATGAACATGGGttttgcttcttacaatcaaGATGATGGTAAATTATCAGCAAATGGGGGGCAGGATCAGCAAGATATTATATGCAACGATGGGAAAAATTTCTGTAACAATGCACAGTGGCGAAATTCGACATGGTCAAATGGAAATCATCCTTCCCTTAATTGGGATAACCCACCACAAAAGGATACAATAATTGTACCGACAGGCGGATATGTAGTCATTCGATTCAAGGCAGATAATCCAGGCCTCTGGTTTTTCCACTGTCACATAGACGTTCACAATACCAATGGTATGGGAATGATGATCAACGAATCTCCAGCGTATCACCAAAAAGTACCAGATGACTTCCCGCGATGCAAGAGTTATATCGTTAATAACGGTGATG TTTCAGGATGTGATACTGTTAAACCAACATTCGTCTTTAGATTGTCCTTGACGATATTTATGTACATTATCTCTGACATTGTAATGATTGTATAG
- the LOC139528709 gene encoding uncharacterized protein: protein MKTKASTSQLVVRNLVVSVKTKHILYGVNTGAQSGDLLAIMGPTGSGKTTLLNTIAGRVQSTSGEITINGQYFNKHLRRRLGYVLQDDVFMPSLTLYETLYFTAMIRIAESVSVKDKQTRIDDIVKALDLKKCLHTVIGDFFVRGLSGGEKKRANIACEFLTDPDIMLIDEPTSGLDSTTAHNLMTQLKDYATQYNKTIIATIHQPSSQVYHLFSKLLLLMDGKVAYFGIASDALNYFERIGMTCAIHFNPADFLLALLSRDDETSKKILQEADRNKKFEIVCRQSPLSNGQNGHSNHSYTNTSDTDVSKAGLNTNGSAVSFDNICAVGIDTEETSVHSHHAWPTSFWMQYRMLTWRQFRQSKGLILHKYEVIQSLLLATLAGILYFQTDYSYRTLRDKMGTIFFSVTYWGFNCIIATVTGFPAERGVIKKEREAGAYRLSAYYAAKITSDLPLILITPVLFYCIIYWMSAIGDGVLFAIFVGVNLLFCTVAQSIGHIIGTAITDMKLSFTTVSSYMLFSLLFSGFFNTHLPDWIKWAKYLSIVHYAFGCLNILSTEGMPVLWCNTTSIELYPSCTANTTFVTILDVLKDSGIDCPYFCYIATLGILFIVLRVLGYYAMKWKR from the exons ATGAAGACGAAAGCATCCACATCACAGCTAGTCGTTCGGAATCTGGTTGTTTCTGTGAAGACAAAGCACATTCTTTATGGAGTTAACACAGGGGCACAAAGTGGAGACCTTCTTGCCATTATGGGTCCTACAG gTTCTGGGAAAACAACGCTCCTGAACACAATAGCTGGACGAGTTCAATCAACGTCAGGGGAAATAACTATAAATGGACAATATTTCAATAAACATCTTAGACGTCGACTTGGCTACGTGTTGCAAGACGATGTGTTCATGCCTAGTTTAACTCTGTATGAAACATTATAT TTCACTGCAATGATTCGTATTGCTGAATCAGTGTCGGTGAAGGACAAACAAACCCGGATAGATGATATAGTAAAGGCTTTGGATCTGAAGAAATGTCTTCACACAG TTATTGGGGACTTTTTTGTCCGTGGATTGTCCGGTGGTGAAAAGAAAAGAGCCAATATAGCATGTGAATTCCTGACAGACCCTGATATTATGTTGATTGAT GAGCCTACATCCGGACTGGACTCTACAACAGCACATAATCTGATGACTCAACTCAAAGACTATGCCACCCAGTACAACAAAACCATAATAGCTACAATCCACCAACCTTCTAGTCAAGTTTATCATTTGTTTTCTAAGTTGCTGTTGTTAATGGACGGTAAA GTAGCTTATTTCGGAATAGCGTCAGACGCATTAAATTACTTTGAGAGAATTGGAATGACATGTGCAATACATTTTAACCCAGCTGATTTTCTGC TTGCTTTGTTGAGTAGAGATGATGAGACTAGTAAGAAAATACTACAGGAAGCCGACAGGAATAA AAAGTTTGAAATAGTATGTAGACAAAGTCCTCTATCAAACGGTCAGAATGGTCACTCCAATCACAGCTATACAAATACATCTGATACTGATGTTTCAAAGGCTGGATTAAACACAAACG GCTCGGCTGTTTCATTCGATAACATATGTGCTGTTGGTATCGATACAGAGGAGACGTCCGTACATTCCCATCATGCCTGGCCAACCTCGTTTTGGATGCAGTATCGTATGTTAACATGGAGACAATTTAGACAATCGAAGGGTCTAATCCTGCACAAATATGAAGTGATACAGTCTTTGCTGTTAGCAACGCTTGCTGGCATACTCTATTTCCAGACGGACTATTCTTACAGAACATTACGTGATAAAATGGGAACA aTTTTCTTTAGTGTTACTTATTGGGGATTTAATTGTATAATTGCCACAGTAACAGGAT ttCCAGCAGAAAGAGGTGTGATAAAAAAGGAAAGAGAAGCCGGAGCCTATAGATTATCAGCTTACTATGCTGCTAAAATCACCAGTGATCTCCCTTTGATACTGATCACACCAGTACTGTTCTACTGCATCATCTACTGGATGTCTGCTATAGGGGATGGAGTATTATTCGCCATTTTTGTTGGTGTGAATTTACTCTTCTGCACAGTGGCACAG agTATTGGTCATATAATTGGTACAGCCATTACAGACATGAAACTAAGTTTCACAACAGTTAGCTCTTACATGCTGTTTTCACTCCTGTTTT CCGGATTTTTCAATACTCATCTGCCTGATTGGATAAAATGGGCGAAGTATTTGTCAATTGTCCATTACGCATTCGGTTGTCTCAATATACTGAGTACAGAAGGAATGCCTGTTTTATG gtGTAATACAACTTCAATTGAACTTTACCCATCATGCACTGCAAACACAACATTCGTTACAATATTGGACGTTCTAAAAGATTCCGGAATTGACTGtccttatttttgttatatagcaACTCTAGGGATCTTATTCATAGTTTTACGTGTTTTAGGTTATTATGCTATGAAATGGAAACGGTAG